From the genome of Bacteroidota bacterium:
ACGTTGCCGGGTTTGCGGTGCGCGTTTGGGTAGCCTCGCGTCGTCACCATTGCCAAAAGCTGAAAAATAGCTGCCCAAAACCAGCAGGAGCAGCATGAACTTAAGTTTCATATCCAACCACACGTTTTCATTCTTCGAATCCATAGATGCCTCTTTTGAGTAGGCATGACAAAACACTGCGTTTTTTTGTCGCAGCGCAAGTGATTCCAAAAGCGAAAATTATTTCTTTTTGGGTGCAATCAAGCCTGCCAAAGCAAGCGCGACACCGCCAGCTATCGCGAAAAAGATCGCTTTTTGCGGTTCGTAGGCCTGCTCTTCGATCACAGGTGGTACGAGATAAATCCAAAGCGCGGCTCCGGAGGCAAGCAGCGCCGGAACGACGGCAATCTTAGGCTTTACAAACAACAGTATGAATGCCAAAGCTGCTGCTCCTGCTGCAATCATGCCTTGCATAAATTTGTAACCCGGTTCCTTGATTGTGATGCCAGCGATGGGCAAATCCAATCCCGCCCAACCTTGGCTCACGGAATATCCGACCAAACCGGCGCCAATCAATCCCAAAACAATATGCAAATACTTCTTCATAGCAACAGCAGTGATTTTCGGTGTCAAAATAGCCAAAAATCCTCAAGGGGCAAAAATGGGCACAATTTATTCTGATTGAAAAATGCGCAAAAGTGCCTCGGCATAAGGGCTGTTCCTACGAATGGCCACGCCCATCGAGGCTTTCACGATTTTTGCATCCAGTAAAACATAACGCGCTGCAAAATCTTTTGATTGCATCAAATCTGTGTGGAAACGCACATAATGTTTGTGCGGCATGTAGATCAAGTCTGCCGGACAAAGCTTCAGGACGCTCGCCGCGCTCAATCCGGCCTCGAGCAATTTCGGATTGTTGAGGGCAGCCAAGTCATGAATTTTCCGTTTTGGATACAATGCCGCCGGCATTCCGACCTCGGTTGTGGCGATTTCAAGATCATTCGGCAGGTTTTCCAAGGCATCCAAATGCGCCCAATAGTCGGTCAATTCGGCTCGGTAGGTGGCCTTTGCATTAAAAACGGCAAACCGGCTGTCCATTTGCGCGGTCTTTAGATTGATTCCGAAGCTAATCCCGTAATAAATCAGCAGCCCCGCAAGGGCTATTGTTCCGATTCGCTCGACCTGATGCGGAATTCGTTTGAATTGCAGGCCGGGACCTTGTGCCAGGTTTTTGGGCAACTCCAGCAGTTCCCGGATTCCCAGATAGATGAAAAAGGGCAACAACGGATAATAAAACCGTTGCCCAAAGCCCATGATTTGCAGAACGAAGAAGGTGAAATACACGCCAAAAACGAGCATCGCTGCAAAAATGGCCTTGTCCAACGGCGAATAGGCAGTCCGTAACCGCGACCATTTGATATAGACACCCAAGCCCAGCAAGACTGCCAGTGGCCAGATTCGTCCCATGAACCGCATCGCCTCAGCCAATGGCAGCCCCCGGTATTGCGAAGCAAATTCAGGTCCGTAAAGGGATGTGCTTTTGGCAAAGAAACTCAGTGGCAACCATGCCCCCGTCAACATTTTTGCGCCCAACAAAGCAATTCCTGTAAATGCGGCTGTCACCAAAATCACCCGCAACCATTCATTTTTTTCCTCAGTTTTGCCCAAAACCCAAACCGCCATTGGCACGCCCCAAGTGAAAATGAGCAGATCCGGCCTGATCCACCAAGCGCATCCTCCGAGTATTCCGACAAGCCAGGCATTGCCCTTCCCGATTCGAAGGTTTTCCCAGCTCAACAGACAAAGCGTCAGGTAGCTGAGCACAAAGGTTGTTTCCATGCCGCTCGCGAAGTGTGCCCGCAAGGTACTGCCCGCCGCAAGCAGCGTCAGAAACAACAATCCCGCCACATAAGGTTTGAAGGCAATGCCCGTTTGCATCGTTTTCAAGCCCATTCGGAAGACCAAAAGCAGGAAAGTCAGTCCCCAGAAGAAGCTTGAACTGAACAATGCCGCCGCGGGATTGTCTGGAAAAAGGAGTCGGAAGGGGATCAATGCCAAGACATAAGCCAAGGAAGTCGCGCCGTAAACCGGACCTTCGCCGATATTCCAGACCAGCCCGTGACCTGCCAGGAGATGATCCGCATAGCGGACAAACATGTAGGCATCGTCGTAGATTTTGAAGCCGTTAAAACGACTCAACAGCGCCATTCCCAGCACCAATGATGCTGCGAGCATGAACAGTAATCCGCCAATCGGCAGTCGCTTTGCAGAAATTTCAGGGGACGAGTCGGGCATTTAGGGCACTATTTCAACATCAACGTTTTTTCCAGTCGTTACAATATGCTGCATCTGCAAAAAAAACGGACTTTCTTTCCAAAGGGCGATTCCGAGCCAGCTGTTGAGGTTTTCTGCTGGAAATTCGAGGTAATGACGTTGAAAGCTGCTGTCTTGCCGGATGGCTGCAATCATTTCGACATAGTCAGGATGTGGCATGTAAATCAAGTCCGGTTGTTCTTCGCGCAGCAAGCGATCGGTATCCAATCCGTAGCGAGCTGTTTCGAGGTTGTGCAGCCCCGAAAGGTCATAAACCGTGTTGCGGGGAGCCATTGCCCCCAAGATTCCAAGTTCCGTCGAGGCAATTTTAAGACTGTCGCCGAGATACAGGAATTCAGGAAGATAGGGCCAATTGTTTTGCCCGAGTTCGCGGTAGGCTGTTTGGAGGTCCATTTTCCCGATTGTCGTTTGGATATTTGCCGGACGGTGAATCCATGCAAAAGCCAACATCCACAGCGACAGGCCGGCTATGGCACCGAGTGGAATCCAGCGTGGGAATTTTGGCGGGCCTCCACGCAGGCGCATCCAAACCGTCCAGCTTTTGCAGGTCAGATACACCAAAATCGGCCAAACAGGATAGAGGAAGCGTTGATGGTAGCCCATGATGGGTGTCACCAAAAAGGTATGGAAGATCAAAAATATCAGCAAGGAAGCCATCAGCGCCTTGTCGGGTCTTGAGAATGCGGATTGTTTTTGCCTGCGCGCCGCGAAAACGGCTACGGGCATGAGGATCAACAGCGGAAAGTTCCATGCCAAAAACAACAACAAATGTCGCAGCCCTTCGAGCCAGTAGGCTTGGGAAATGCCTTCGCCGTAAGAATTCAAGCTCTTCACATAAAAGGAGAGCGGAAACAATCCGCCGAGGTATTTGACGCCGCCGCCCATGAGCAGCAACACCATAAAACAAGTGAAAAGGAGAATGTAGCCCGCCATTTTGCGTTGCAGCGGACGGATGCCGAGGAGGGCTTGGGCGAGTGGCATGAAAATGGGGAAGAGCAGCAAATCGGGCCGAATGAACCAAGCGACGCCTCCGAAGAGGCCCAAGACCAAGGCTTTGCCCGGCGAAAGCCTGCCTTCGAAGCGTTTCCACAGGTAAATGTAGCCCCCAAGCCATGCCATGGCCAAGGTGGTGTCCATGCCGCTGCTGAAGTGCACGGAAAGATTGAGCACATTCAGCCCGACCACCAACCAAAACATGCCATACAAAGCCTTTCGTTGTGCGACCTCGGCTCCAGCCTGCAATTTGACCAGCATCCAAAGGCCAATCATTGTCACAATTCCCCAAAATAGGCTGCTGAGCCAGAGGGATAAGGGGGCTTCGCCACCGAGCAAGCGCATCACATAGACCCAGGCGCCGTAGGCGACCGAGGTCAGTCCATAACTCGGTGCCTCGCCCGGATTCCACGAATAGTCGCCCGTTGCGCGGTAGTTGTCGGCGTATCGTGTGAAAAAGTAGGCATCGTCCCAGATTTGCGGCGCACCAAATCGGATCAGGAGATTCAAGCCCAAAGCCGTCAGAACCAATGCCATCAAAAGTCCCACCAACCTACCGGTCAGGGGCGATCCCGCAGGTTGAAGGTCGCTTTTGTGCATTGTATCCCAAATTACGCTATATTTCGAGACACACTTCGCAATAAAAGGAAACGGATATGTCGAAATTCTCTCCCTTCAGCTTCAAAAATTGGATCGACGAAAATCGCCACCTGCTCAAGCCACCCGTCGGAAACAAGCCTATATGGACGGAAACCAATGACTTTATCGTGATGGTGGTCGGTGGACCCAATTCGCGGACCGATTTTCACTACAATGAATCGGAGGAGTTTTTTTACCAGTTGGAAGGTGACATGGTGCTACGCCTCATCGAAGACGGCAAGCCTGTCGATGTCCCCATCAAGGAAGGTGAAATTTTCCTTTTGCCCGGCAAAGTTCCGCATTCGCCGCAGCGCAAAGCCAATACCGTCGGCCTCGTCGTCGAAAAAGTACGGCAACCCGGCATGACCGATGGTCTGCTTTGGTATTGCCCCAAATGCGGCAGCAAAGTCTACGAAGAGTATTTCTTCATGACCAATATTGCTACGCAAATGCAACCTGTCTTCGAAAAGTTCTACGGATCCGAAGAGCTTCGTACCTGCAAAAATTGCGGGAACATCCATCCCAAACCGGGAAAGTGATAAGTGAATGGTGATAAGTTAAAAGTGAATAGTCCCTTCAGCCACTTTTCACTTTTCGTTATTCACTTTTCACTTAATTGTAGATTTGTGCCATCGTGACGGATACGCCATGGGGCTTCAGGTCCACGGTTCCTTCAAGACCGAAGTAGTTGTCGACATCCCAAGCCCCATCTTCATTTTTGTGGGAGACGTGCACTGTTGGCTCGTCTTGCTCCACCAAAACATAGGTTCGGAGGGAAGGAATCATCTGGTACTTGAAAAATTTGTTGCCGCGGTCGTATCGATGGGTGCTTTTGGATAGGACTTCAACGATCAAAGTTGGGTTTCGAACCAAATTGCGTCTTTGCGGATCGCGGTTTAGCGGGCCACAAATTACTGAGGCATCTGGATAAAGTACGGAGTTGAGGTCCTCGATTCTCACCATCATACTCGAATCAAATACACGGCAAGCTTTATCACGAAATGCATTGGCCAATCCATAGATGAAATTAGCAGCGATTGCGCTATGCTCTGGTGAACGCTCAGCCAACGAAAAAATTTGCCCATTGTAAAATTCGCTGCGGTACTCAGCTTCCTCCTCTATGGCAAGGTATTCCGTGAGGGTATAGCGCTTGATTTCTTCCTCGATGCCCATAGGATCGAATTTAGACATTCTGCACGATTCGGAAAATGTCAACCAAAGTGCTTTCCAGCAACAAAAAAAGTGAAAAGCAGCAAGCCACTTTTCACTTTTCACTGATCACTTTTCACTTTTCACTTAAATCTCACACTGGCAAAAGCCATCCATGGATGTCAGGTGCGATGCCTACGCGAATTTCGCTGAGGCGCTTGAGGAGTTCAGGGCCGACTTTGCGGGTATCCATCGCTGGCAACACGATTTCGTCGCGGCCTTCCAAAACGGGTACCGAACCGTCGTGACCGATGCGAGAAACCGGGGCGACGGTAGCTGCAGTGCCTGCGCCAAAGGCTTCCTCGAGTTTGCCGGCCTCGTGGGCCTGGAAAATCTCTTCGATGGAAATATGCCGCTCCTGAACCTCGACGCCCATGTCGTGCAAGAGTTGAATCAAGGCTTGGCGCGTCGTACCATGCAAAATCGTTCCTGACAGCATCGGGGTTACCGCAACGCCGTCAATCACGAAGAAGATGTTCATCGTTCCGCATTCCTCGGCGTATTTCCGTTCGCGGCCATCGAGCCACAAAACGTTGTGATAGCCGCGCTCCTTGGCTTCCTTGGAAGCTAGAAGGCTGCCGCCATAATTGCCGGCTGCCTTGGCTTCGCCCGTACCACCGTCGATGGCACGCACGTATTTGGCGGTCACCATCAGCCCGACAGGCTCCGGATAGTAAGCGCCCACCGGGCAACAGAAGATGATAAACCGATAGGTTTCCGACGGGCGGATGCCGACAAATTCGTCGGTCGCAAACATGAATGGCCGGATGTACAGCGAGCATTCGTGTTGTTGCGGAATCCAAGCTTGGTCGAGATTGACCAGTTGCTGAACGCCATCCATGAAGATTTCATAAGGTACCTCGGGCATACACATACGTGCCGCCGAGTGGTTCATGCGTTCCCAGTTTTCCTTCGGCCTGAACAGCACAGCCTTGCCCTCTGTCGTTTTGTAGGCTTTCATGCCTTCAAAAATCGACTGTCCGTAATGCAAGGCCGACATTGCAGGCGAGAAAGAAATGTTCTGATAAGGCATGATGGTGGGTTCGCCCCATTTTCCATCGGCATAGTCAGCGACCAACATGTGGTCGGCAAAAATTTTCCCAAATGGGATATGATCAAAATCTACGGTGTGAATCCTGCTTTGGCTCACACGTTGGACACTGATCTTCTTGTTCATGATTGCTTCCATAAGCTGTGGAATTATTCTGCTGCAAGCAGCTGAATGTCAAAGTAAAGCGTTGAATTAGGGGGAATAGCCCCAGCTCCTGCTCCCGCTTGGCCGTAACCGAGGTCGGGAGGTATCCTGAGTAGGTAGCGGCTGCCGACTGTCATTGTCGCCAAACCCTCTTCCCACCCTTTGATCACCTCGGCATTCCCGAGGGTGAACTGGAAGGATTGCTTTCCGTCGAGCGTGCTCGCAAATTTTTTGCCGCTCTCAAGATAGCCGGTATAATGAACGGTGGTACGATTACCATTTTGAGCCAACTTGCCATTTCCCACTTTCAGGGGCTTATAGGCAAGACCGCTCGGCAATATCGTGTAGCCGCTATTGACAAATTTCTTGTCCCAATTTCTTAAACCCTCCAACTGCCGCCACTGTTCAATCCCGTGCTCCATGATCAGCAAATCTCTCGGTGTGAGCTTGAGATTTTTATGGGTGCGAGATAGACCAACGAAGTAACTGGTGTTGGTAGGCTGGTCATTTTCAGGGAAGTAAAATTTGACAGCTTTGCCCTTATTCACCCCTGGTGCCTGATAATAAAAATAAGGATTTTCCTCGGTAAATTGAACGCAATGGTCGGGCCATTCAGATTCTATAAAACAAAAATCGATCACCTCTCCAGCGACCGACTTGCATCCTTCACATTGCCCAGGCAATTGAATTGCTCCAAAAATGCCCAAAATCAATATGAGGAAACCCATTTTCATCCACTACCAAATTACGGAATAAAACAACCGAATGAAAGCGAAGGAATCAAGGGAAAAGATTGAGAGAATTGAGAGGGAAGTGCTTTTTTCCAGCAATGCGACCAACCAATTGAGGAAGTGTCGGAATCAAACGTTGAATTTTCCTGGGTAAGGCTTGCCCTTGTACCAGAATTCGTAGTTGTAAACCTGCCCTGCAGTAAGCTTGTCGGCACGCAATGCCTGTACGTGTTCGCCTTTGTCGCGTACCCCATAGTCCACCCAAATTTGTGTCCCTGTCGCATCAAAAAGGTGAAACTCAATGTATCCGGCATACGGAATTTCGTATCCCAATTTCACAGAGTTGCCGCTGACAAGCGGCTGCTTTAGGTGCAAAGTGATTTCAGGGGTTCCCTTGGAAATGCCGTATTGGTCATTACCTCCGCCCGGCTGCACCCATGAGGCAACAGACATGGCGATCAATATGGAAACGATGAAATGCATTCTTTGTCCAAATATCCTAAATTTACCAGACTATTCAAGGGTTCGCCGAGTTCAATTATGAGAAAAATCTTACCTCAGCTCTTTCTTTTACTCCTGCTAATGCAGCAGGGTTACAGCCAAACTGCGGCAGGTCATGATTTTTCAATGACACAGGCAATGTTTGAGAAGGAGGCCCTTCAACCCAAGGATGAAATCTGGGTGATCGACTTCTGGGCATCCTGGTGTGGACCTTGCATCGAATCCATTCCCCATCTCAAACAAATCCAGCGCAGGTACTCCGACAAGAAGGTGCGGTTCATCAGCATTTCTTGGGACGAATCGGAAGTGAAATGGCGCTCCGCACTCGATCGCTTTCAGATGCCTTGGCAGCACATCCGCATTACCAAGGCACAATCCGCCTATTTTGATGCCCATTTTCCCCACAAAGCAATTCCGACGGCATTCGTGATCCGCATGGACGGCAAAGTGAAAAAGGCCAACGGCGTCGGCATGTTGGAGCCTACGATTCAA
Proteins encoded in this window:
- a CDS encoding 3-hydroxyanthranilate 3,4-dioxygenase, with the protein product MSKFSPFSFKNWIDENRHLLKPPVGNKPIWTETNDFIVMVVGGPNSRTDFHYNESEEFFYQLEGDMVLRLIEDGKPVDVPIKEGEIFLLPGKVPHSPQRKANTVGLVVEKVRQPGMTDGLLWYCPKCGSKVYEEYFFMTNIATQMQPVFEKFYGSEELRTCKNCGNIHPKPGK
- a CDS encoding branched-chain amino acid aminotransferase, giving the protein MEAIMNKKISVQRVSQSRIHTVDFDHIPFGKIFADHMLVADYADGKWGEPTIMPYQNISFSPAMSALHYGQSIFEGMKAYKTTEGKAVLFRPKENWERMNHSAARMCMPEVPYEIFMDGVQQLVNLDQAWIPQQHECSLYIRPFMFATDEFVGIRPSETYRFIIFCCPVGAYYPEPVGLMVTAKYVRAIDGGTGEAKAAGNYGGSLLASKEAKERGYHNVLWLDGRERKYAEECGTMNIFFVIDGVAVTPMLSGTILHGTTRQALIQLLHDMGVEVQERHISIEEIFQAHEAGKLEEAFGAGTAATVAPVSRIGHDGSVPVLEGRDEIVLPAMDTRKVGPELLKRLSEIRVGIAPDIHGWLLPV
- a CDS encoding TlpA family protein disulfide reductase; this encodes MRKILPQLFLLLLLMQQGYSQTAAGHDFSMTQAMFEKEALQPKDEIWVIDFWASWCGPCIESIPHLKQIQRRYSDKKVRFISISWDESEVKWRSALDRFQMPWQHIRITKAQSAYFDAHFPHKAIPTAFVIRMDGKVKKANGVGMLEPTIQKAIKANKS
- a CDS encoding FKBP-type peptidyl-prolyl cis-trans isomerase: MEHGIEQWRQLEGLRNWDKKFVNSGYTILPSGLAYKPLKVGNGKLAQNGNRTTVHYTGYLESGKKFASTLDGKQSFQFTLGNAEVIKGWEEGLATMTVGSRYLLRIPPDLGYGQAGAGAGAIPPNSTLYFDIQLLAAE
- a CDS encoding Uma2 family endonuclease — protein: MSKFDPMGIEEEIKRYTLTEYLAIEEEAEYRSEFYNGQIFSLAERSPEHSAIAANFIYGLANAFRDKACRVFDSSMMVRIEDLNSVLYPDASVICGPLNRDPQRRNLVRNPTLIVEVLSKSTHRYDRGNKFFKYQMIPSLRTYVLVEQDEPTVHVSHKNEDGAWDVDNYFGLEGTVDLKPHGVSVTMAQIYN